The following DNA comes from Arthrobacter sp. SLBN-83.
CTGACGCTGCCGTGGCTGATGCGGGTCCTCAAAGCCTCCGAGGACGGCACGGCTGAACGTGACGCCGTCCGGCTTCTGGCCACCAGGGCGCAGGCAGCCGCGGTGGCTGCCCTGAAACAGCACGACCTGATGACGGACCTGCCGCCGGAGAAAGTGGCGCTGGTCAAGGACAGGATGCGGCGCCTGCACGCGGAACTGACGGACGGCAGCCTGCGGAACGAACCCTTGGCCGAGAAGCGCCAGCGGGGACGCGAGCTTGCCATCGCCGTCCAAACCATCGCACTGGACGCGGCCAGGCAGGAAGTGGTGGCGGCGCGGAACGAGCCGGACATGGACCCGGAGGTGGCGGACAGGGTGCTGCGGCAGCTGGACCTGCGCACCATGGTCATGCCGGAGTAACTGGCCCTCTGCAGGTATAGCGAAAAACCTAGGCCGGAGCAGAGGTCGACACCAGCTCCAGGTCCAGGGAGTTCTTCTCCACGTAGTCCAGGGCGCAGCGCACGGCGCCCACCGTCACGATGGAATCACCCAGCGGGGACACCGCCACCCGTGCGGGGGTGGCCGTGAACTCCTTCAGGCCCTCGCTGATTGGCGCCAGGAGGACGTCCGCTGAACCGGCCACGCCGCCGCCGATCACCACCAGTTCGGGGTTGAGCATGGTGGCCACCGTGCCCACCACCCGTGCCATCCTGTCCGCAAGCCGGTCCAGGATGCCCAGGGCCACGGGGTCGCCTTGGGCTGCTGCGGCGAAGACCTGCTCGGCCTCCACCCGTCCTGGCCGGAAATCGCGGAGGGCCGTGGGCTTGTCCGTGGCCAGTGCCTCGGCTGCCCAGGTCCGGGCCAGGTGGGCAATGCCGTAGGTGTCACCCACGCCTTCCACCAGGTCCAGGTAGGCAAGTTCCCCGGCGCTGCCGCGGCTTCCGTGCACCAGCCGGCCACCTTCCACGATGCCAGACCCCAGCCGTTCGCTGGCCAGGATCACCACCACGTCGTCCACCCCGGCGGCCGCCCCCTGCCACCGGTCGCCAAGGGCTGCCAGGTTGGCATCGTTCTCGAGCAGCACCGTCCATCCACGGGTCTCCTTAAGGGCCGGCCGCAGCCCGAGGTCGAACAGTCCCCAAAATTTTTGCGTGGCCACCACGTCCCCGTGCCGGTCCACTGGGGCTGCCACCCCGGCGCACACGGCCAGCACCTGTTCAGGTGCGGTCTCCGCGGAGCGCAGCGCCGCCATGGCTACGCCGTCAATAAAGGCGATGCGTTCCTTCGAACCAACGTCGCCGGCCTGGAAGGGGCGGCTGGACCGGCCCAGCGTGTTGCCCCGGAGATCGGAGACCACCACCGTGACCTTGGAGTAGCCGATGTCCATGCCCAGGACCACACCCGCCCGTTCGTTGAGCTCGAACCGGCGCGCGGGGCGGCCCTTTTGGTATCCCCCGAACTCGCGTTGGTTCTCCAGCTCCAGGATCCAGCCGCGCCGCACCAAATCCTCGCAGACGGCGATGGTGGTGGCGCGGGTCAGTCCGGTGGCCGCCATGACGTCCGTGACCGTCACGGCAGCCGAGGCGCGCATGAATTCCAGGACCGCGCCGGCGCTGACGCGCCGCAGCAACTGGGGAGTCGCGGGAACGGGTTCAGCCATGCTGTTGACCTTCCTGTACAAAGCACCAGATAATACTTGGGAAAGTAAATTTAGATTCAATATCAATATAGCTGCACCACGTATTAACCGCACTGAAGAAAAGGGTCAGTCCTTGTCCACCACTGCCACGCTGGCAACCCTGTCCGACTCCGACCGCCTGGGCGACCCCAACTGGTGGCGCCAGGCCTCCGTCTACCAGATCTATCCCCGCAGCTTCGCGGACTCCAATGGCGACGGTATCGGCGACCTGAAGGGCATTACCGCCAAGGTCCCGTACCTGAAGTCGCTGGGAATCGACGCCGTCTGGCTGAGCCCGTTCTACCCCTCCGCGCTGGCGGATGGCGGCTACGACGTGGATGACTACCGCGACGTCGACCCCAAGCTGGGCACGCTGGCCGACTTCGACGAGATGGCCAAGGCCCTGCACGAGGCCGGCATCAAGCTGATTGCCGACATCGTGCCCAATCACTCGTCCAACCGGCACAAGTGGTTCCAGGAGGCGTTGGCATCACCCAAGGGCTCCCCGGCCCGGGACCGCTACATCTTCCGGGACGGCAAGGGCCCCAACGGCGAGTTCCCGCCGTCGGACTGGGATTCGGTGTTTGGCGGACCCGCCTGGGAGCGCATCACCGAACCGGACGGCACCCCCGGCCAGTGGTACATGCACATCTTTGCCAAGGAGCAGCCGGACCTGAACTGGTCCAACCGGGAAATCCGCGACGACTTCCTCAAGACCCTGCGCTTCTGGTCCGACCGCGGCGTGGACGGCTTCCGCGTCGACGTGGCCCACGCCCTCACCAAGGACCTCACCGAGCCGCTGCTGTCCAAGCTCGAGCTGAGCGCTGCGAACACCGGCGTGGACGGTTTCGACGACGGCTCGCACCCGTTCTGGGACCGCGACGAAGTGCACGAAATCTATGCCGAGTGGCGCGAGGTCTTCAACGAGTACAACCCGCCCCGCACCGCCGTCGCCGAAGCCTGGGTGCACGCCACCCGGCGTGCCCGGTACGCCAGCCCGCAGGGGCTGGGCCAGGCGTTCAACTTCGACCTGCTGCAGGCCGACTTCGACGCCGCGGAGTACAAGGAGATCATCACCCGCAACCTCGCCGAGGCTGCCGCCACCGGAGCTTCCTCCACCTGGGTGTTCTCCAACCACGATGTCGTCCGGCATGCCACCCGCTATGGCCTGCCGCAGGTGGCGAAGGAGAAGGCCGGCGCGAAGGGCCAGGACGGCAAGGACTGGCTGCTCGCCGGTGGACCCAAGGACCAGCTGGATGTGGAACTCGGTGAACGCCGCGCCCGCGCCGCCACGCTGCTGATGCTCGCCGTACCGGGCTCCGCCTACCTTTACCAGGGTGAGGAACTTGGGCTGCAGGAAGTGGCCGAGATCCCGGAATCCGAACGCCAGGATCCGTCCTTCTTCCGCAACAAGGGCGTGGAGATCGGCCGCGACGGCTGCCGCGTTCCGCTGCCGTGGAAGGTGGAGGGCACCTCCTTCGGCTTCGGCGATGGCGGGTCGCACCTGCCGCAGCCGGACTGGTTCAGCAAGTACGCGGTGGAGGCCCAGGACGGAACCGAAGGCTCCACCCTTGAGCTTTACCGCAAGGCACTGAAACTGCGCCGCGAACTGCAGACCGGCGAGGAACTCGAATGGGTGGACACCGGCAATCCGGACGTCCTGCACTTCAAGCGCCCCAACGGCTGGCAGTCCGTGACCAACTTTGGGAACACCGCCGTCGACCTTCCCGCCGGCGGGGTGCTGGTCTCCAGCGCGCCGCTGGAAGACGGCAAGCTGCCGGCCAACACCACCGCGTGGCTGCGCTGATGCCGGCTGCCCGGCCGGACGGGGCCTCCTGATGCAGGAAGTCATCTATGGATGCATGGGCCTGGGCGGCAGCTGGTCTGAGGAGCCGCATGGTGCCGGCCATGTGGACCAGGCGGCCGCTGCCGTCCAGGCTGCCCTGGATGCGGGCATCACCCTGTTCGACCATGCGGACATCTACCGCAATGGCAAGTCCGAAGCGGTGTTCGGTGAGGTCCTCGCGGCCAGTCCGGGCCTGCGGGAGCGGATCCGGCTGCAGACCAAGTGCGGCATCCGGCTCAACGA
Coding sequences within:
- a CDS encoding ROK family protein → MAEPVPATPQLLRRVSAGAVLEFMRASAAVTVTDVMAATGLTRATTIAVCEDLVRRGWILELENQREFGGYQKGRPARRFELNERAGVVLGMDIGYSKVTVVVSDLRGNTLGRSSRPFQAGDVGSKERIAFIDGVAMAALRSAETAPEQVLAVCAGVAAPVDRHGDVVATQKFWGLFDLGLRPALKETRGWTVLLENDANLAALGDRWQGAAAGVDDVVVILASERLGSGIVEGGRLVHGSRGSAGELAYLDLVEGVGDTYGIAHLARTWAAEALATDKPTALRDFRPGRVEAEQVFAAAAQGDPVALGILDRLADRMARVVGTVATMLNPELVVIGGGVAGSADVLLAPISEGLKEFTATPARVAVSPLGDSIVTVGAVRCALDYVEKNSLDLELVSTSAPA
- a CDS encoding glycoside hydrolase family 13 protein → MSTTATLATLSDSDRLGDPNWWRQASVYQIYPRSFADSNGDGIGDLKGITAKVPYLKSLGIDAVWLSPFYPSALADGGYDVDDYRDVDPKLGTLADFDEMAKALHEAGIKLIADIVPNHSSNRHKWFQEALASPKGSPARDRYIFRDGKGPNGEFPPSDWDSVFGGPAWERITEPDGTPGQWYMHIFAKEQPDLNWSNREIRDDFLKTLRFWSDRGVDGFRVDVAHALTKDLTEPLLSKLELSAANTGVDGFDDGSHPFWDRDEVHEIYAEWREVFNEYNPPRTAVAEAWVHATRRARYASPQGLGQAFNFDLLQADFDAAEYKEIITRNLAEAAATGASSTWVFSNHDVVRHATRYGLPQVAKEKAGAKGQDGKDWLLAGGPKDQLDVELGERRARAATLLMLAVPGSAYLYQGEELGLQEVAEIPESERQDPSFFRNKGVEIGRDGCRVPLPWKVEGTSFGFGDGGSHLPQPDWFSKYAVEAQDGTEGSTLELYRKALKLRRELQTGEELEWVDTGNPDVLHFKRPNGWQSVTNFGNTAVDLPAGGVLVSSAPLEDGKLPANTTAWLR